Proteins from a single region of Streptomyces sp. TN58:
- a CDS encoding DM13 domain-containing protein: MARNGKRRALVLSAVVAAVVLAGVGLYWFQPWKLWTDEKVSEALPSTSALPPAPAASPSAGSTATPSAPAGPRTVAQGGLISHEHTTTGRARIVQLPDGSRTLRLENLDTSNGPDLRVWLTDAPVKEGKAGWHVFDDGKYVSLGKLKGNKGDQNYPIPADVQLADYTSVTIWCDRFDVSFGAAELA; this comes from the coding sequence GTGGCACGGAACGGGAAGCGGCGGGCACTGGTTCTCAGCGCGGTGGTGGCAGCAGTGGTGCTGGCGGGCGTCGGCCTTTACTGGTTCCAGCCCTGGAAGCTGTGGACGGACGAGAAGGTCAGCGAGGCACTCCCGAGCACGTCGGCCCTGCCGCCGGCGCCTGCCGCTTCGCCCTCGGCCGGCTCCACGGCCACGCCGTCCGCACCGGCCGGACCCCGTACCGTCGCTCAGGGAGGGCTGATCAGCCACGAGCACACGACCACCGGCAGGGCCAGGATCGTGCAGCTTCCCGACGGGTCACGGACGCTCCGGCTGGAGAACCTGGATACCAGCAACGGCCCGGACCTGCGGGTTTGGCTGACCGATGCCCCCGTGAAGGAAGGCAAGGCGGGCTGGCACGTTTTCGACGACGGGAAGTACGTCAGCCTCGGCAAGCTCAAGGGCAACAAGGGCGACCAGAACTACCCGATCCCCGCTGACGTGCAGCTCGCGGACTACACGAGCGTGACCATCTGGTGCGACCGGTTCGACGTCTCCTTCGGCGCGGCGGAGCTGGCCTAA